A stretch of Vigna angularis cultivar LongXiaoDou No.4 chromosome 4, ASM1680809v1, whole genome shotgun sequence DNA encodes these proteins:
- the LOC108331465 gene encoding glyceraldehyde-3-phosphate dehydrogenase, cytosolic translates to MGKVKIGINGFGRIGRLVARVALQRDDVELVAVNDPFITTDYMTYMFKYDSVHGHWKHHDVTVKDSSTLLFGEKPVAVFGHRNPEEIPWGETGADIIVESTGVFTDKDKAAAHLKGGAKKVIISAPSKDAPMFVVGVNEHEYKPELDIISNASCTTNCLAPLAKVINDRFGIVEGLMTTVHSITATQKTVDGPSAKDWRGGRAASFNIIPSSTGAAKAVGKVLPSLNGKLTGMAFRVPTVDVSVVDLTVRLEKSASYDEIKNAIKEESEGKLKGILGYTEDDVVSTDFVGDSRSSIFDAKAGIALNKNFVKLVSWYDNEWGYSSRVIDLLVHVAKISL, encoded by the exons ATGG GCAAGGTCAAGATCGGAATCAACG GATTTGGAAGAATTGGCCGTTTGGTGGCCAGGGTGGCTCTTCAGAGAGACGATGTGGAACTCGTTGCTGTTAACGATCCCTTCATCACCACCGATTACATG ACATACATGTTTAAATACGACAGTGTTCACGGACACTGGAAGCATCACGACGTCACCGTTAAGGACTCCAGTACCCTTCTCTTCGGTGAGAAGCCAGTCGCTGTTTTTGGACACAG GAACCCTGAGGAGATCCCATGGGGTGAGACTGGAGCCGATATCATTGTTGAATCTACTGGAGTTTTCACCGATAAGGACAAGGCCGCCGCCCATTTAAAG GGTGGTGCTAAGAAGGTTATTATTTCTGCCCCCAGTAAGGATGCTCCCATGTTTGTTGTTGGTGTTAACGAGCACGAGTACAAGCCAGAGCTCGATATCATTTCCAATGCCAGCTGCACGACCAACTGCCTTGCTCCTCTCGCCAAG GTTATTAATGACAGATTTGGCATTGTTGAGGGTTTGATGACCACAGTTCATTCCATCACCG CTACCCAGAAGACTGTTGATGGACCATCAGCCAAAGACTGGAGAGGTGGAAGAGCTGCTTCATTTAACATCATTCCTAGCAGCACTGGAGCTGCCAAG GCTGTTGGGAAAGTCCTTCCTTCTTTGAATGGAAAATTGACTGGAATGGCATTCCGTGTTCCCACCGTGGATGTTTCCGTTGTTGACCTCACAGTGAGGCTGGAGAAGAGTGCTAGCTATGACGAAATTAAAAATGCTATCAA GGAGGAATCCGAGGGCAAGTTGAAGGGAATTCTTGGTTACACCGAAGATGATGTGGTCTCCACCGACTTTGTGGGTGACAGCAG ATCAAGTATTTTTGATGCAAAGGCTGGAATTGCATTGAACAAAAATTTTGTGAAGCTCGTCTCGTGGTACGACAATGAGTGGGGATACAG CTCACGTGTGATTGACCTGCTTGTTCACGTTGCCAAGATCTCTCTTTAA